One Drosophila santomea strain STO CAGO 1482 chromosome X, Prin_Dsan_1.1, whole genome shotgun sequence DNA segment encodes these proteins:
- the LOC120457169 gene encoding uncharacterized protein LOC120457169, whose amino-acid sequence MLIWHLLLWPTLIASAPPRPLTDQKAEVAKLRAELEKALEHDNGAPPGVVVAPTWTQQAGQPPPGKGSKVVVDHSSLSSAFAIRQEIQQAVAHQGQNQEVLQLEALLKARGSSKESPAQVSKSRKEQLLGATAQEANVVESHSTSQIVDLEQLQRLELSKRRTRDMLILGRIEEFLNYSMPTDVDRWLTLQANGSVYLVGQQREGLLVFSEDFTPLQPYGHPFPMTAILGMDRWNRRLRMQEGLLVMASQDQLIWLRLEPSLGLTPIWHWSIGSNVTEIRAFNLEGQDYLALVANHTLNVYVYDLEAEEFWIAQRVQMAEAISNLAVLDAGRELLLAVGQWDEVLIYACSSKGQPLHLRQQISAPEVAGVTAFQMGGRSYLALGGILPQILVYVQGQLVPRTILGQNFGFVDHYLPIPVRSYRDDLLLLVQHRVAFDTHSLLVLEVLVWNGEAFEAGLPPPCGTSYGAGCMLDQDREAGISGAVLVRRLNQPPLVLVPRKEAPTGIFRLETQLLARNSEAQDLLEIRQFMQDWVHEQEALIQLAEQLLMEDKPESHHHEELSTPLVVSEGGTVEELFVNGARWTGADAVVDINSLLQQILVLDRALGSRRSKRQPETLFNFHYEQLEVEDIEAAELILEQLNHATFYIQNGSLDLPLGTLNVEQLELLEAPKVELVPVQGAESHESLKLTTDLDCIFINEMEWDKLLQDLVWRHQPLKLSQLHVEGPVIFEDVLNLHSLNDLSFPGDYLWSQGNETSVVQAPKEFTQTLSANAVDTSGTINAVYPQDVITLSDSQEWPGLVTFSHLEVSEELELNGSAQGRQFEEAPLNPTLLESRVISADCHFEQLLVRGPVRLLQKVDNDSFDSLLGDLVQRSPNSDQELQIRGPKRVDQLLLPVDAHVADDQLSGISLNDFVTKHTPQTLSNLTQLGGYVYFHRLELGKESSYDGVRLEELLSKSLRLDGPIPLSSPHTRLRFVGHAPNFTRLQVDSTLNEVPLSSGYQLVHEPLHLARANFSRLEAGQAQVNHDVAGGGLLNGRNLSNVLQEQPRTWSGEVHVQELILPQGVQANQLQGIKAELLLDFLQQLDELPPLILQGRIQVERIAVNGSVQVAETLNTQAFHELQRQVVWLDRQNELRTRWTLKESPQFQQNLQVLGSFNERLLPELLNDIVPRSDGHEVLIEGTKSFLAPVYIGELQLAALNGIPFKHVANKVNPLHLTGNVRIQGRIFVEELQLNGQINGDLDFPADLERLLRWDPSARGFVHRGVVELPKKELQSLVVLGHLKNRSREPVQELFDQLIFKQQRGIHLHGHKTFTGRLRIEDGAHITRFNGLNIGQLLENLIYIDSQAETLLETPVRFAADVKMDHLEADRLVLSGELLNGCNVSQWLRDTIRVDCDLQVPEVAFARGSLDGNFLEAVELNQVNLSLVVTRFTEQHLSDPLEADDLLLDGQLMVGGNVNGQNLSQEYANTLMINPSGEQQVDTPLLLSSITVSGSLEVTAPVNGLNLSDVATLGEDPVRLQSPLYFDTLHAPFLRAHQNLNGFDFRDWYEGSLWARGREQQEISGNWRVKKLQVKQGDELRPRRQTAEESYREFCEGLARILLPYKVQKLQKRFELNQEKDQENIRRVFDLEAPGGISYLLVNEQGCWTRIHRWNGSLFDRSGAFKSGPVDEAVALRVGNTSSNQEFAFMTSYELQDDQTEPRWNCSEGKPILLSWKLNKTKTTEHMELSADTLRNIKDQYEQRKNQPLPNPSYQQAIKYLQRPTIKSLLGSKWQEDKQELSPSEMARMRRRLLDTLEFRLQTEVNITQLSIPESDLFDEHLVEDFLELMRQLRSLRRRLDTETLPLPNTPARVLAARSAQLIWPTLQELREVSALNGNASGFQEQVLEQMLLDVLTLANEENGAGDDDKLHAVIQRLRNLKAELHGQEDDHEGFAPSSSDRKEQFLPLPAVDWRPVQTLRLAVGPANRPRLLYARLTVVTPRDEPPPTTPSTAPAAHIQLHHANGSLFQSLAGEHGARHLTSLRVRDETLLAFVEGCCRIRVLIYRGVQGFVDFARFRAAGEELKNGDGEVLQLLSLRLPLSRQPGAMYFLAVVQARRVTFYEVVVAGLLEPWLKCS is encoded by the exons ATGCTTATTTGGCACCTGCTGCTCTGGCCCACACTAATAGCCAGTGCCCCCCCGCGGCCACTAACCGACCAAAAGGCCGAGGTGGCCAAGCTGCGAGCCGAACTAGAAAAAGCTCTAGAACACGACAATGGAGCACCA CCAGGAGTGGTGGTGGCGCCCACGTGGACCCAGCAGGCAGGCCAACCGCCGCCTGGAAAGGGTTCCAAGGTGGTGGTGGACCACAGCTCGCTGAGCAGCGCCTTCGCCATTCGCCAGGAGATTCAGCAGGCGGTGGCTCACCAGGGCCAAAACCAAGAGGTCCTCCAGCTGGAAGCTCTGCTGAAGGCCAGGGGCAGCAGCAAGGAGAGCCCGGCTCAGGTGTCCAAGTCCCGTAAGGAGCAGCTACTGGGCGCCACCGCACAGGAAGCCAATGTGGTTGAGTCGCATTCGACATCGCAGATCGTCGATCTGGAGCAGCTACAGCGCCTGGAGCTGTCCAAGAGGCGCACCCGCGACATGCTCATTCTGGGTCGCATTGAGGAGTTCCTCAACTATAGCATGCCGACGGACGTGGATCGCTGGCTGACCCTGCAGGCCAACGGAAGCGTTTACCTAGTGGGTCAGCAGCGGGAGGGCCTCCTGGTTTTCTCAGAAGATTTTACACCATTGCAGCCCTATGGCCACCCCTTTCCCATGACCGCTATCCTAGGAATGGATCGCTGGAACAGGAGACTGCGTATGCAGGAGGGTTTGCTGGTGATGGCTTCCCAAGATCAGCTTATCTGGCTGCGATTGGAGCCCAGTCTTGGGCTGACACCCATCTGGCACTGGTCGATTGGCTCGAATGTGACCGAGATTAGAGCCTTCAACTTGGAGGGACAAGATTACCTCGCTCTCGTTGCAAATCACACGCTGAATGTCTACGTTTATGATCTCGAGGCGGAGGAGTTCTGGATCGCACAACGTGTGCAAATGGCAGAAGCGATCTCCAACCTGGCCGTTCTTGATGCAGGAAGGGAACTGCTCCTGGCAGTGGGTCAGTGGGACGAGGTTCTAATATACGCCTGCAGCTCGAAGGGGCAACCGCTGCACCTGCGCCAACAAATCAGTGCCCCCGAGGTGGCCGGCGTTACCGCCTTTCAAATGGGCGGACGCAGCTATCTGGCGCTAGGTGGAATATTGCCGCAGATCCTGGTCTACGTGCAGGGCCAGCTTGTGCCGCGCACCATTCTCGGCCAGAACTTTGGATTCGTAGACCACTACCTCCCCATTCCCGTGCGCAGTTACAGAGATGACCTGCTCCTGCTCGTCCAGCATCGAGTTGCCTTTGACACGCACTCACTGCTCGTCCTGGAGGTTTTGGTTTGGAACGGTGAGGCCTTCGAGGCGGGCCTGCCGCCACCTTGTGGTACTAGCTATGGAGCGGGCTGCATGCTGGATCAGGATCGTGAGGCTGGCATTTCAGGAGCTGTCCTGGTCCGCCGCTTAAATCAGCCACCGCTGGTCCTGGTGCCCAGGAAAGAGGCTCCTACTGGCATTTTTCGGCTAGAAACACAATTGCTGGCAAGGAATTCGGAGGCACAGGACCTGCTGGAGATACGCCAGTTCATGCAGGATTGGGTGCACGAACAGGAGGCGCTGATCCAACTAGCTGAGCAGCTCTTGATGGAGGATAAACCGGAGAGCCATCACCACGAGGAGCTATCAACTCCACTGGTTGTCAGCGAGGGCGGCACCGTTGAGGAACTTTTTGTAAACGGAGCTCGCTGGACGGGAGCGGACGCTGTTGTGGATATAAACTCGCTGCTCCAGCAGATTCTTGTGTTGGACAGGGCATTGGGTTCCAGGCGATCGAAACGCCAGCCAGAGACGCTTTTCAACTTTCACTACGAGCAACTGGAAGTGGAAGACATTGAAGCTGCGGAGTTAATCTTGGAGCAGCTCAACCATGCGACGTTCTATATCCAAAATGGCTCCCTGGACTTGCCGCTGGGAACGCTCAATGTTGAGCAATTGGAACTTCTGGAAGCCCCGAAAGTGGAGCTCGTTCCGGTCCAGGGTGCAGAATCCCACGAATCTCTGAAGTTAACTACGGACTTGGACTGCATTTTTATCAACGAAATGGAGTGGGACAAGCTGCTCCAAGATCTGGTGTGGCGCCATCAGCCTCTCAAGCTTTCTCAGTTGCATGTAGAGGGA CCGGTTATTTTCGAAGACGTACTGAACTTGCACTCCCTGAACGATCTGAGCTTTCCAGGAGACTATCTCTGGTCGCAGGGAAATGAGACGAGTGTGGTCCAGGCACCGAAGGAGTTTACACAAACGCTTT CTGCCAATGCCGTGGACACGTCGGGAACCATCAACGCGGTTTATCCGCAAGATGTCATCACGCTCAGTGATTCCCAGGAGTGGCCGGGATTGGTAACCTTCTCCCATTTGGAGGTTTCTGAGGAATTGGAG CTCAATGGCAGCGCCCAGGGAAGGCAGTTCGAGGAGGCACCTTTAAATCCCACTCTGCTGGAGTCACGTGTCATCAGTGCCGACTGCCATTTCGAGCAGCTTCTAGTGCGCGGCCCTGTGCGGCTGCTTCAAAAAGTGGACAACGACAGCTTCGACTCTCTGCTAGGAGATCTCGTCCAGCGCTCGCCGAACTCCGACCAAGAACTGCAGATACGTGGACCCAAGCGCGTTGACCAGCTGCTTTTGCCAGTAGATGCTCATGTCGCAGATGATCAGCTAAGTGGAATTTCGCTCAACGACTTTGTTACCAAGCACACGCCACAAACGCTTTCGAATCTGACGCAACTCGGAGGGTATGTTTACTTCCATCGGCTGGAGCTTGGGAAAGAGTCTTCCTACGACGGCGTTCGCCTGGAGGAACTACTCTCCAAAAGTCTACGACTAGATGGGCCAATTCCTCTGAGTTCTCCCCACACACGCCTTCGGTTTGTTGGGCATGCCCCCAATTTCACCCGACTACAAGTTGATAGCACCTTGAACGAGGTGCCGCTGTCAAGTGGCTACCAGCTGGTCCATGAACCGCTTCATCTGGCCAGAGCGAACTTTAGTCGTCTGGAGGCAGGGCAGGCGCAGGTTAACCATGATGTCGCTGGTGGCGGACTCCTTAATGGAAGAAACCTGAGCAATGTGCTACAGGAGCAACCTAGGACTTGGTCGGGTGAAGTGCACGTTCAGGAGCTCATTCTTCCCCAGGGTGTGCAAGCGAACCAGCTGCAGGGCATTAAGGCAGAACTTCTGCTGGATTTTCTGCAGCAACTGGACGAGCTGCCGCCGCTGATCCTTCAGGGTCGCATCCAAGTCGAGCGCATCGCCGTCAACGGTTCGGTGCAAGTAGCTGAAACCTTGAACACGCAAGCCTTCCACGAACTTCAGAGGCAAGTCGTTTGGTTGGATAGACAGAACGAACTGAGGACGCGCTGGACTCTGAAAGAATCTCCCCAGTTCCAGCAGAACCTGCAGGTTCTGGGCAGCTTCAACGAGCGCCTGCTCCCGGAATTGCTGAATGACATTGTGCCGCGCTCCGACGGGCACGAGGTGCTAATCGAGGGCACCAAAAGCTTCCTGGCTCCCGTTTACATAGGAGAACTTCAACTGGCTGCACTGAATGGGATTCCCTTCAAGCATGTGGCCAACAAAGTAAACCCGCTGCACCTCACTGGAAATGTCCGCATTCAGGGACGCATCTTtgtggaggagctgcagctgaaTGGCCAAATAAACGGGGATCTGGACTTCCCTGCTGACCTTGAGAGACTACTCCGCTGGGATCCAAGCGCGCGAGGCTTCGTGCATCGGGGAGTCGTCGAACTTCCAAAAAAGGAGCTGCAAAGCCTAGTGGTTCTGGGCCACCTGAAGAATCGCAGCCGTGAGCCCGTTCAGGAGCTCTTTGATCAGCTAATCTTCAAGCAGCAGCGTGGTATACATTTGCATGGTCACAAAACGTTCACAGGCCGACTTCGCATTGAAGATGGAGCACACATCACACGCTTCAATGGACTCAACATAGGACAGCTCCTGGAGAATCTAATCTATATAGATTCACAGGCGGAGACGCTGTTGGAAACACCTGTTCGCTTTGCGGCTGATGTTAAAATGGATCATCTGGAGGCAGATCGCCTTGTGCTGTCGGGGGAGCTGCTCAATGGATGCAATGTGAGCCAGTGGCTTCGGGACACTATTCGGGTCGATTGCGATCTCCAAGTGCCCGAGG TTGCGTTTGCAAGGGGATCGCTGGACGGTAATTTCTTGGAGGCAGTGGAGCTTAACCAAGTTAATCTCTCACTGGTTGTCACCCGCTTCACGGAGCAGCACCTAAGTGATCCCCTAGAGGCAGATGATTTGCTCCTAGATGGGCAGCTGATGGTGGGGGGCAATGTAAATGGTCAAAATCTTTCCCAGGAGTATGCCAACACTCTAATG ATTAACCCTTCGGGAGAGCAGCAAGTGGATACGCCCTTATTGTTGTCTAGCATTACTGTCAGCGGATCCCTGGAGGTTACTGCTCCAGTTAATGGTCTAAACCTGAGTGATGTGGCAACTTTGGGTGAAGATCCAGTGCGGCTGCAGTCGCCGCTGTACTTTGACACACTGCATGCTCCGTTTTTAAGGGCGCATCAGAACCTCAACGGATTCGACTTTAGGGATTGGTACGAAGGAAGCCTATGGGCAAGGGGTCGGGAGCAGCAGGAAATTAGCGGAAACTGGCGCGTAAAGAAACTGCAGGTGAAGCAGGGCGACGAGCTGCGACCACGTCGACAAACTGCAGAAGAGAGCTACCGGGAGTTCTGCGAGGGTTTGGCCAGGATTCTCCTGCCTTACAAAGTCCAGAAGCTGCAAAAGAGATTCGAATTGAATCAGGAAAAGGATCAGGAGAACATTCGCCGAGTATTCGATTTGGAGGCCCCCGGGGGTATCAGTTACCTCTTGGTCAACGAGCAAGGCTGCTGGACCCGCATCCATCGCTGGAATGGATCGTTATTCGATCGATCCGGAGCCTTCAAGAGCGGGCCCGTGGACGAGGCAGTGGCTTTAAGAGTGGGAAACACGAGCTCAAACCAGGAGTTTGCCTTTATGACCAGCTACGAGTTGCAGGATGATCAGACCGAGCCGCGCTGGAATTGCAGTGAAGGGAAGCCCATTCTACTGAGCTGGAAACTGAACAAAACGAAGACCACTGAGCACATGGAACTATCAGCGGACACCTTAAGAAATATCAAAGATCAATACGAGCAGCGCAAGAACCAACCACTCCCCAATCCCAGTTACCAGCAAGCTATCAAGTATCTGCAACGGCCCACCATCAAGTCTCTGCTCGGGTCAAAGTGGCAAGAGGATAAACAGGAACTGAGTCCTTCGGAGATGGCCAGAATGCGAAGACGTCTGCTAGACACCTTGGAGTTCCGGTTGCAGACGGAGGTGAACATTACTCAACTAAGTATTCCAGAAAGTGATCTATTCGACGAGCACTTGGTGGAGGATTTCCTGGAGTTGATGCGCCAGTTGCGATCCTTGCGACGCCGTCTAGATACAGAGACCCTTCCACTGCCAAACACGCCGGCCAGAGTTCTGGCCGCACGGAGTGCCCAGCTGATCTGGCCAACGTTGCAGGAGTTGCGAGAGGTTTCGGCTTTGAATGGAAACGCCTCTGGGTTCCAGGAGCAAGTTCTGGAGCAAATGCTGCTGGATGTGCTCACGCTGGCCAACGAAGAAAATGGCGCGGGGGATGATGACAAGCTACATGCTGTGATTCAGAGATTGAGAAACCTCAAAGCAGAGCTTCATGGGCAGGAAGATGACCACGAGGGATTTGCTCCCTCCTCCTCGGACAGGAAAGAGCAGTTTCTGCCTCTGCCAGCTGTCGACTGGAGACCCGTTCAAACACTTCGCCTTGCCGTGGGGCCAGCCAACCGTCCGCGACTTCTTTACGCCCGGCTGACCGTGGTGACACCAAGAGATGAACCTCCGCCCACCACGCCCTCCACTGCTCCAGCCGCCCACATCCAACTGCATCACGCAAATGGATCGCTCTTTCAATCGCTGGCAGGGGAGCACGGAGCTCGCCATCTGACATCTTTGCGGGTACGAGATGAGACACTGCTAGCGTTCGTGGAGGGCTGCTGCCGGATAAGAGTTCTAATCTATCGCGGTGTGCAGGGATTCGTGGACTTTGCCCGCTTTCGCGCAGCTGGCGAAGAGCTTAAGAATGGAGATGGGGAGGTCTTGCAGTTGCTATCCCTACGCCTGCCGCTCAGTCGGCAGCCCGGAGCCATGTACTTCTTGGCGGTGGTTCAAGCCCGACGCGTCACTTTCTACGAAGTTGTAGTAGCCGGATTACTGGAACCGTGGCTAAAATGCTCATGA
- the LOC120457018 gene encoding mucin-5AC: MLRECLALIALLQLGGVTRALPTIQGGNARQQLDKSFFQPPEIEQTIDEVQKILAKDPALPRLTRGEIEELYEKVTREEYEKSLEAGDMSRADSMRALMLVLPFNTDNNTEENLQELYTRPPVTRVIDAYTPPDPVKFLTADPSALPRSTVPGGNPAVAATTYKPAYGLLHGQTNPLQQQQFRPMPQATTYHPPAPPPVVYQDFRPVTAASLHSANPAAAPSAARFSSHYSAKNAQFLRKPKPSEGAAGSVSSTVKPVADILESLGIVSGGKSDSAHKRYALDDYYPAESAPQASVVAVADLRGLQGARIRPEAYSNFKPLNIGEELRVKPEVEGYLTRFGIVRKAPKALKKEAKPTEEPTGAHTELSTATARLPPTGNAELAKLLENLQELERLQSQPKRKPPKSTTTSTTTTTTSTTTTTTPAPVPLITHGEPLLIEAKKPRRRIDPNIDLNFANAGNHQATASSSDELSKLLQNLQELEKLKINPENVIKAATPGAQSLSSRFSTTSTSTTTSTTTTTPSPSQNETRELQRILKQLQQLEQSSRTTTSTTSTTAKPLRNQALGLGLGVGPGSSLGAADLFQLQRLLSDDRELEKLYEQARNSKRKQQPKTTTSSTSSTTSTTSTTTSTTTTPRPTPSVDHAQFEALITRVQQLEQLQQPTTLPNFLTRNVAGSRPAISLPSNDYAHLQKLSPTSASLVPGGGAVEISTAASTTKQRPLSHFERSNGLLREEVHPQDYVQLQKLLSKVQELERVQLRTDHVTHPHSQLVTAASIRSPNVKTVNGAHIVYAQRAKDQEVELEPELKLDLPVYEKPVTMATPSQSSSEELRELAMSQPAHPQRGSSPDFGQFQQFFGSLEDTGERQSYQHMQPIYKTVQTQPPTTPAAPRFVPARGAPTTPSSGPRKADLEELQKLLYNTQQLQKLGVALPHELSQQLESQLQATSSSTSSTTTTTSTTPTPAQVHDTSSPAVFSLTTSRPRVRPILDPKPTTESSLQLPVFSATKIIEAAIKRAANRIGVSTELAPKQGLPSDLVKGLGVGSGFRRRSDEGDAEDLNEGDEREGELDGDLMAEFSELNYQLAKPEPETPKKKRDDSTSNLSELQRLISNLQELQQLNVSLDQVATATSTARPNPDAAYLQSLQSGQDETLKARRQSVENATTESGKQKDAEDPPATTQSPTKISLSLGLDDIDGDTKGAIEEEGSSSTSTTTTTTTEEPRNGSLDDLADSFGPDPVSEEPPPPKKKNGFYFLADWNSFLEVGDGDDQVVVRLSPKIGDPRLFLPVKIPS, translated from the exons ATGCTCCGTGAGTGCCTGGCGCTGATCGCCCTCCTCCAGCTGGGGGGCGTGACGCGGGCCCTGCCCACCATCCAGGGCGGGAATGCGCGGCAGCAGCTGGACAAGAGCTTCTTCCAGCCGCCGGAGATCGAGCAGACGATCGACGAGGTGCAAAAGATCCTGGCCAAGGATCCAGCCTTGCCTAGGCTGACGCG TGGCGAGATCGAGGAGCTGTACGAAAAAGTGACCCGCGAGGAGTACGAGAAAAGTCTGGAGGCTGGCGACATGAGCCGTGCGGACAGCATGCGAGCTCTCATGCTAGTCCTGCCCTTCAACACGGACAACAACACGGAGGAGAACCTGCAGGAGCTGTACACGCGGCCACCGGTGACTCGCGTCATCGACGCCTACACGCCGCCGGACCCGGTGAAGTTTCTTACCGCGGATCCCAGTGCCCTGCCCAGAAGCACAGTGCCCGGGGGCAATCCTGCGGTGGCAGCCACCACTTACAAGCCAGCCTACGGTTTGCTCCACGGCCAGACGAATCctctccagcagcagcagttcaGACCCATGCCGCAGGCCACAACCTACCATCCGCCAGCGCCGCCGCCGGTGGTTTATCAGGACTTCCGGCCAGTCACTGCCGCCTCTCTGCACTCAGCTAATCCCGCTGCTGCGCCTTCAGCCGCCCGATTTAGCTCCCACTACAGCGCAAAGAACGCCCAGTTCCTGAGGAAGCCCAAGCCCTCCGAAGGAGCAGCTGGCTCCGTCAGCAGCACGGTCAAGCCGGTGGCGGACATCCTGGAAAGCCTGGGCATTGTGTCGGGCGGCAAGAGCGATTCTGCCCACAAGAGGTATGCGCTGGACGACTATTACCCCGCGGAGAGTGCCCCCCAGGCGTCGGTGGTAGCGGTGGCGGATCTACGGGGTCTCCAAGGGGCGCGAATCCGCCCGGAGGCCTACTCAAACTTCAAGCCCCTGAATATTGGCGAGGAGCTGCGCGTGAAGCCCGAAGTTGAGGGTTACTTGACCCGCTTTGGCATTGTGAGAAAGGCTCCAAAGGCACTGAAGAAGGAGGCAAAGCCCACGGAGGAACCAACTGGTGCTCACACGGAGCTGTCCACGGCGACGGCCCGCTTGCCGCCCACGGGAAACGCGGAGTTGGCCAAGCTCTTGGAAAATCTGCAGGAACTGGAGCGACTTCAATCGCAGCCAAAGAGAAAACCTCCCAAAAGCACCAcaaccagcaccaccactaccacaacgagcaccaccaccactaccacaCCTGCGCCAGTGCCGCTCATCACCCATGGGGAACCACTGCTCATTGAGGCCAAGAAGCCACGCAGGAGAATCGATCCGAACATAGACCTTAACTTTGCCAACGCGGGAAACCACCAGGCCACGGCTTCCAGTTCCGATGAGCTGTCCAAGTTGTTGCAAAATCTCCAGGAACTGGAAAAGCTGAAGATTAACCCGGAAAATGTTATTAAGGCAGCCACCCCGGGCGCCCAATCGCTGAGCAGTCGATTCTCCACcacaagcacaagcacaaccaccagcaccaccaccaccaccccctcacCTTCCCAGAACGAGACACGAGAGCTGCAGCGAATCCTTAAGCAGCTCCAGCAGTTGGAGCAATCGAGCAGAACCACAACGAGCACAACCAGCACCACCGCAAAGCCATTGAGAAACCAGGCCctgggcttgggcttgggaGTGGGACCAGGCAGCTCTCTCGGTGCTGCCGATCTCTTCCAGCTGCAGCGCCTCCTGAGTGACGATCGCGAGCTGGAGAAGTTGTACGAGCAGGCCAGGAACAGCAAGAGGAAACAGCAGCCCAAGACGACTACTAGTTCCACTAGTTCCACCACATCAACCACAAGTACAACCACGAGCACAACCACGACGCCCAGACCAACACCATCAGTGGATCATGCTCAGTTTGAGGCGCTGATTACCCGTGTCCAGCAGttggagcaactgcagcagcctACAACACTGCCTAACTTCCTCACGAGAAACGTGGCTGGTTCCAGGCCGGCAATTAGCCTGCCCAGCAACGATTATGCCCACCTGCAGAAACTCTCGCCGACCTCAGCCTCCCTCGTTCCCGGTGGAGGAGCTGTAGAGATCTCCACGGCTGCTTCCACCACCAAGCAGAGACCCTTGAGCCACTTTGAAAGGAGCAATGGGCTGCTACGGGAAGAGGTGCATCCACAGGACTACGTGCAGTTGCAAAAGCTGTTGAGCAAAGTACAGGAGCTAGAGCGAGTGCAACTCCGAACGGATCACGTAacccatccccattcccagcTGGTCACCGCGGCCTCAATCCGCAGTCCCAATGTAAAAACTGTCAATGGAGCTCATATCGTTTATGCTCAGCGAGCCAAGGATCAGGAGGTGGAGCTGGAACCCGAGCTTAAGCTGGATTTGCCCGTCTACGAGAAGCCTGTAACCATGGCCACGCCATCCCAATCCTCCAGCGAGGAGCTCCGGGAACTGGCCATGAGTCAGCCCGCCCATCCGCAGCGCGGATCCTCACCAGACTTCGGTCAGTTCCAGCAATTTTTCGGTAGCCTGGAGGACACGGGCGAGCGCCAGAGCTATCAGCACATGCAGCCCATCTATAAGACCGTGCAGACCCAGCCACCGACCACGCCGGCTGCTCCTCGATTCGTGCCCGCTAGGGGGGCTCCCACTACGCCCAGCTCCGGGCCCAGAAAGGCGGatctggaggagctgcagaaGCTGCTCTACAACACGCAACAGCTGCAAAAGCTGGGCGTTGCCCTGCCCCACGAGTTGTCGCAGCAGCTCGAAAGCCAGCTGCAGGCTACCTCGTCCTCCACTTCCTCCACCACCACTACGACTAGCACCACTCCAACTCCCGCTCAGGTGCACGACACCTCCTCGCCGGCGGTATTTTCGCTCACCACCAGCCGTCCCAGGGTGCGCCCCATCCTGGACCCCAAGCCCACCACGGAGAGCAGCCTCCAGCTGCCCGTTTTCAGTGCCACTAAAATTATAGAGGCGGCCATCAAGCGGGCGGCCAACAGGATTGGCGTAAGCACCGAACTGGCGCCCAAACAGGGACTGCCCAGCGATTTGGTCAAGGGACTGGGCGTGGGCAGTGGCTTCCGGCGGCGCAGCGATGAGGGCGACGCAGAGGACTTGAATGAGGGCGACGAGAGGGAGGGAGAGCTCGATGGCGACCTCATGGCCGAGTTCAGCGAGCTTAATTATCAGCTGGCGAAACCGGAGCCCGAGACACCCAAGAAGAAACGCGATGACTCCACAAGCAATCTCAGCGAGCTGCAGCGCCTGATCAGCAATCTCCAagagctgcagcagctcaaTGTGAGCTTGGACCAGGTAGCCACAGCGACGTCAACTGCGAGACCCAATCCAGACGCCGCCTATCTGCAGTCCCTGCAGAGTGGGCAAGACGAGACGCTGAAGGCGCGACGGCAGAGCGTGGAAAATGCCACCACGGAGAGTGGCAAGCAGAAGGATGCCGAGGACCCTCCAGCGACCACCCAATCCCCCACCAAGATTAGTCTGAGTCTGGGCTTGGACGACATCGATGGAGACACCAAAGGAGCAATTGAGGAGGAGGGATCCAGCAGCACTAgtaccaccaccactaccaccacgGAGGAGCCGCGGAACGGATCCCTCGATGACTTGGCAGACTCATTTGGACCTGATCCCGTCAGCGAGGAGCCCCCGCCGCCAAAGAAGAAGAATGGATTCTACTTCCTGGCCGACTGGAATTCGTTCCTCGAAGTGGGTGACGGCGATGACCAGGTGGTGGTTCGACTCAGTCCCAAGATCGGGGATCCGCGCCTATTTCTGCCCGTTAAGATTCCCTCTTAG